One window of Paenibacillus albicereus genomic DNA carries:
- a CDS encoding ABC transporter permease — protein sequence MLLGAMVNEWMKVRTRWISIASCLCSLVLLLLAAKALQDIIPFLPELSEPSQTNSTAADAQGAFGRLAASMQGVFVVVIFPLLMVIIGGDSWSSEFNNRTIKATLLRPVGRPIYMLAKWLTLILLSVGLLAIAYGSGFLLQSSHGLHDWDLPVPLAVGTVPLWLFLLFKFLLHIIVIMFTASFILFMSFFIRSNAIAMATMMVAFLFGKTLLLLQTSLPPLEYLFLNHLDLPGMASSSAYAPSDLWRSIGILALTGSCMYAAVNTIFRYQDINR from the coding sequence ATGCTGCTAGGGGCCATGGTCAACGAATGGATGAAAGTCAGAACGAGGTGGATCAGCATCGCCTCCTGCCTCTGTTCGCTCGTCCTGCTTCTACTCGCCGCCAAGGCCCTTCAGGACATCATCCCTTTTTTGCCCGAACTATCCGAGCCTTCCCAAACGAATTCGACTGCTGCCGATGCACAAGGGGCATTCGGAAGACTCGCAGCGAGCATGCAGGGAGTCTTCGTTGTCGTCATCTTTCCCCTGCTCATGGTCATCATCGGAGGAGATTCATGGTCGTCGGAATTCAACAATCGGACGATAAAGGCGACGCTTCTCCGCCCGGTGGGACGACCGATCTATATGCTGGCAAAGTGGCTGACACTGATCCTATTGTCGGTCGGGCTGCTCGCGATCGCGTATGGAAGCGGCTTCCTGCTGCAGTCATCCCATGGGTTGCACGACTGGGACCTCCCCGTCCCGCTCGCGGTGGGGACTGTGCCGCTGTGGCTTTTCTTGCTGTTCAAGTTCCTGCTGCATATCATCGTCATTATGTTCACCGCTTCATTCATTCTGTTCATGTCCTTCTTCATCCGCTCCAATGCAATCGCCATGGCGACCATGATGGTGGCCTTTTTATTCGGAAAGACACTCTTGCTGCTGCAGACCTCCCTCCCCCCCCTGGAATACTTGTTCCTGAATCATCTGGACCTGCCTGGAATGGCGAGCTCTTCTGCGTACGCGCCATCAGACTTATGGAGGTCTATCGGCATCCTTGCCTTGACGGGGTCATGCATGTATGCAGCAGTCAATACCATCTTCCGCTACCAAGACATCAACCGTTAG
- the erpA gene encoding iron-sulfur cluster insertion protein ErpA, whose product MIEISETASDKIKEMLAAEEGQELFLRVGVKEGGCSGFSYGMGFDDEQKEDDQQLDVNGVKVIVDSDSAKYLRGLEIDWKEGAMGGGFTIHNPNATVTCGCGSSFRTASDAGKPKPDEC is encoded by the coding sequence ATGATCGAGATCAGCGAAACAGCCTCGGATAAGATAAAGGAAATGCTCGCGGCCGAGGAAGGACAGGAGCTGTTCCTGCGCGTCGGCGTCAAGGAAGGCGGCTGCAGCGGCTTCTCCTACGGCATGGGCTTCGACGACGAGCAGAAGGAAGACGACCAGCAGCTCGACGTGAACGGCGTCAAGGTCATCGTCGACAGCGACAGCGCCAAGTATCTGCGCGGCCTGGAGATCGACTGGAAGGAAGGCGCCATGGGCGGCGGATTCACGATCCACAACCCGAACGCCACCGTCACCTGCGGCTGCGGATCGAGCTTCCGCACGGCGAGCGACGCCGGCAAGCCGAAGCCGGACGAGTGCTGA
- a CDS encoding ABC transporter ATP-binding protein: MSIPKQGAPVLQVDRVRKKLGGRQVIEDISFTIQEGEVVGFLGPNGTGKTTTIRMITGLIRPNSGQILIRGSDIRTQFSQAMSHIGAIVEQPALYEHLSGWENLMQAARIAGKPISKERMEACIALVHLQTRIGEKVKRYSLGMKQRLAIAQALLASPSLLVLDEPTNGLDPAGIIEMREVIRELCRQTGVAVFISSHLLSEIEQLCTRVLIIENGRIQASKNLLRHEEEEVGVSLFCKPEQRTSALGLLREMGLQPELAGDRILIRLMEEDLPGTVNNLYVQGVPIYRVETAEQTLEQFFLSSTTGKGTC; the protein is encoded by the coding sequence ATGAGCATTCCGAAACAAGGCGCGCCTGTACTTCAAGTGGATCGTGTGCGTAAAAAGCTTGGAGGTCGACAAGTCATTGAAGACATCTCTTTCACCATACAAGAAGGCGAGGTGGTGGGCTTCCTCGGTCCGAACGGCACCGGTAAAACGACAACGATCCGAATGATTACAGGCTTGATTCGACCGAATTCCGGTCAGATCCTGATTCGTGGATCGGATATCCGCACCCAGTTCTCGCAGGCCATGAGCCATATCGGCGCCATCGTCGAGCAACCGGCGCTGTATGAGCATCTGAGCGGATGGGAGAATCTCATGCAGGCGGCACGCATTGCGGGTAAGCCCATATCCAAGGAACGGATGGAGGCCTGCATAGCACTCGTCCATCTGCAGACTCGTATCGGAGAAAAGGTAAAGCGATATTCGCTTGGCATGAAGCAACGCCTGGCGATCGCCCAAGCGCTGCTGGCTTCCCCCAGCCTTCTGGTGTTGGACGAACCGACAAATGGACTGGATCCTGCAGGAATCATTGAGATGAGAGAAGTCATCCGGGAGTTGTGCCGGCAGACCGGTGTCGCCGTCTTCATCTCCTCCCATCTCCTGAGCGAGATCGAACAGCTGTGTACCCGAGTCCTCATTATTGAAAACGGGCGAATTCAAGCCTCCAAAAATCTTTTGCGGCATGAAGAGGAGGAGGTCGGCGTCTCCTTGTTCTGCAAGCCCGAGCAACGGACTTCTGCCCTTGGGCTGCTTCGCGAGATGGGACTTCAGCCGGAATTGGCAGGGGATCGCATCCTGATCCGCCTCATGGAGGAAGACTTGCCTGGCACCGTGAACAACCTGTACGTCCAAGGAGTGCCGATCTATCGGGTCGAGACGGCAGAGCAGACGCTGGAGCAGTTCTTCCTTTCCTCGACGACAGGGAAAGGAACCTGCTAA
- a CDS encoding IS3 family transposase: MFPEAQAQPSADPDVKYRSQWRAGFYKWKVSLSAGKQRKNCDADIKEHLLAIHRLRPFYGYIRMTTALKKEGLGVNHKKVRRLMRELGIRPSSERSARMQGANRRFPLATP; this comes from the coding sequence TTGTTTCCAGAAGCACAGGCGCAGCCTTCGGCGGATCCAGACGTCAAGTATCGTTCACAATGGCGTGCCGGATTTTACAAGTGGAAGGTCTCTTTAAGTGCCGGTAAACAGCGAAAGAATTGCGATGCAGATATCAAGGAGCATTTGCTGGCGATTCATCGTCTTCGCCCCTTCTACGGCTATATTCGCATGACCACTGCCCTCAAGAAGGAGGGACTGGGCGTGAACCACAAGAAGGTGCGGAGGCTTATGCGGGAGCTGGGGATTCGACCGTCATCCGAAAGAAGCGCCCGAATGCAGGGCGCAAACCGTCGGTTCCCTTTGGCCACGCCTTGA
- a CDS encoding YuzB family protein, producing the protein MKPVVEFCSSNMHHGTDRLMQALEQDDRYEVIEYGCLGNCGECYLSPFAMVDGEIVAADTVEELETALQENILRKAAEREALDKLIDDL; encoded by the coding sequence CTGAAGCCCGTCGTTGAATTCTGCTCGAGCAACATGCATCATGGCACCGATCGGCTGATGCAGGCTCTAGAACAGGATGACCGATATGAGGTCATCGAATACGGTTGCCTCGGCAATTGCGGCGAATGCTACCTGTCGCCGTTCGCGATGGTCGACGGCGAGATCGTCGCCGCCGATACGGTCGAGGAACTGGAAACGGCCCTGCAGGAGAACATCCTCCGCAAGGCCGCCGAGCGCGAGGCGCTGGACAAGCTGATTGACGATCTGTAG
- a CDS encoding phytanoyl-CoA dioxygenase family protein, with translation MNRQQEVDFYKRNGYVLVKGVFSGEEVEEMRGGVERIIRRAAEAKRDENAAWQGEFMPPAELKKLVLKGFHDVHYHEACFMRAAVQSSMAAILSRLIGPNVHLHHSKMLVKPPENGAAFPMHQDYPYFPHARHTMLAASVHLDRADEENGCLRVVPGSQAQGSLPHVGSYYLNHKQYPISDGTPCPADAGDVLFFNYLTIHGSDANRSERTRRNVLFQYKDPADEPTENVHLDWGAGLMVCGGNPRFDKVKPEFRVTGI, from the coding sequence ATGAATCGCCAGCAAGAGGTCGATTTTTACAAAAGGAACGGGTATGTGCTCGTCAAGGGAGTCTTTTCGGGCGAAGAGGTGGAGGAGATGCGGGGAGGCGTGGAGCGGATCATCCGCCGGGCGGCCGAGGCGAAGCGGGACGAGAATGCCGCCTGGCAGGGCGAGTTCATGCCGCCGGCGGAGCTGAAGAAGCTCGTGCTCAAGGGCTTCCACGACGTGCATTATCATGAAGCCTGCTTCATGCGGGCGGCCGTGCAATCGAGCATGGCTGCGATTCTCTCGCGCCTGATCGGGCCGAACGTGCATCTGCACCATTCGAAAATGCTCGTGAAGCCTCCGGAGAACGGAGCGGCGTTCCCGATGCACCAGGACTACCCGTATTTCCCGCATGCCCGGCATACGATGCTGGCGGCGAGCGTGCATCTGGACCGCGCGGACGAGGAGAACGGCTGCCTCAGGGTCGTGCCGGGCTCGCAGGCGCAAGGAAGCCTGCCGCATGTCGGCTCCTACTATCTGAACCACAAGCAGTATCCGATTTCGGACGGGACCCCTTGTCCGGCGGACGCGGGAGACGTGCTGTTCTTCAACTACCTGACGATCCACGGCTCGGATGCCAACCGCAGCGAGCGCACGCGCCGCAATGTCCTGTTCCAGTACAAGGACCCGGCCGACGAGCCGACAGAGAACGTGCATCTCGATTGGGGCGCGGGCCTGATGGTATGCGGCGGGAACCCGAGGTTCGACAAGGTCAAGCCGGAGTTCCGGGTGACGGGAATCTAA
- a CDS encoding AraC family transcriptional regulator: MDRYRESAARLNGRIVEAQAGGERFVIHYWGADGRLPSNPVHKHSFFEACYVLGGTGTYRDGDAVHELYGGVLFLSRPGIEHQIVTEEGLAIVFVAFELDESGTEPEAAASWRELERSAQPVRTGASGTPSAQLWESLLIREDGRFPLPESALAPAASALLASFRTLFGEKHARTVPSSPRPSQLLRRAKLYIRDNLSGPLSLGDVASALHVSERQLSRLFSGGIHESFSGHVRRERIREAARLLARDELPIKEIAERTGFSSVHYFTRTFRAVKGTPPGEFRKRAGLNSAD; the protein is encoded by the coding sequence ATGGATCGATATCGGGAAAGCGCCGCCCGGCTGAACGGCCGGATCGTCGAAGCGCAGGCGGGCGGCGAGCGTTTCGTCATCCACTATTGGGGAGCCGACGGCCGGCTGCCGAGCAATCCTGTCCACAAGCATTCCTTCTTCGAGGCCTGTTACGTGCTGGGCGGCACCGGAACGTACCGGGATGGCGATGCGGTCCATGAGCTGTACGGCGGCGTCCTCTTCCTCTCCCGCCCCGGCATCGAGCATCAGATCGTGACCGAGGAAGGCCTTGCGATCGTCTTCGTCGCCTTCGAGCTGGACGAATCCGGCACGGAGCCTGAGGCGGCCGCCTCCTGGCGCGAGCTCGAACGGTCGGCCCAGCCGGTTCGCACCGGCGCGTCCGGCACGCCTTCCGCCCAGCTGTGGGAGTCGCTGCTGATCCGCGAGGACGGCCGCTTCCCGCTTCCGGAGAGCGCTCTTGCCCCAGCCGCCTCCGCGCTGCTGGCCTCGTTTCGGACCTTGTTCGGCGAAAAGCATGCGAGGACAGTCCCCTCCTCGCCTAGGCCGAGCCAGCTGCTGCGCCGGGCGAAGCTTTACATCCGCGACAACCTGTCCGGACCGCTCTCGCTGGGCGACGTCGCCTCCGCGCTGCATGTGTCCGAACGCCAGCTGTCCCGCCTGTTTTCCGGCGGCATCCACGAAAGCTTCTCCGGCCATGTCCGCCGGGAACGCATCCGCGAGGCGGCGCGTCTGCTGGCGCGCGACGAGCTGCCGATCAAGGAGATCGCCGAGCGGACCGGCTTCTCCTCCGTCCACTATTTCACCCGGACGTTCCGCGCGGTCAAAGGAACCCCGCCCGGCGAATTCCGCAAGCGCGCCGGCTTGAATTCCGCGGATTGA
- the mqnE gene encoding aminofutalosine synthase MqnE, with protein sequence MNIITPTEASVMQGIREKVHAGERLSLEDGVFLYKSDDLLSIGQMANEANLRKNGKKVYFIDTMTLYFTNVCEAHCAFCSFRKDEGDEGAYTLSPQEMIEYVDKHITPTVREFHIVGGHNPHVPFQYYVDSLSALKKQYPHVTLKTYTAAEIDFFSRISGLSYREVLQELQKAGLESLTGGGAEILSDQYRKKMRVEKADVSQYLDVHRTAHELGIKTHTTMLYGAVETHEQRIQHMMSIRELQDETNGFLVFIPLSMQPHSPRAGIRRRNSAYEDLKTIAISRLMLDNFDHIKAYFINIGPQLTQVSLTMGASDVHGTLVRERISHAAGALTPEGLSREDLIWLIKGAGRIPIERDTFYNEIKVFE encoded by the coding sequence ATGAACATCATCACTCCGACGGAAGCCTCCGTCATGCAAGGCATCCGCGAGAAGGTCCACGCCGGGGAGCGGCTCAGCCTCGAGGACGGCGTATTCCTGTACAAGTCCGACGATCTGCTGAGCATCGGGCAGATGGCCAACGAGGCGAACCTGCGCAAGAACGGCAAGAAGGTCTACTTCATCGATACGATGACGCTCTACTTCACCAACGTATGCGAAGCGCACTGCGCGTTCTGCAGCTTCCGCAAGGACGAGGGCGACGAGGGCGCCTACACGCTCTCCCCGCAGGAGATGATCGAGTACGTCGACAAGCACATCACCCCGACGGTGCGCGAGTTCCATATCGTCGGCGGCCACAATCCGCATGTGCCGTTCCAATACTACGTCGACTCGCTGAGCGCGCTCAAGAAGCAGTATCCGCATGTGACGCTCAAGACGTACACGGCGGCCGAGATCGACTTCTTCTCGCGCATCAGCGGGCTCAGCTACCGCGAGGTGCTCCAGGAGCTGCAGAAGGCCGGGCTCGAATCGCTCACCGGCGGCGGCGCGGAGATCCTCTCCGACCAGTACCGCAAGAAGATGCGCGTCGAGAAGGCCGACGTCAGCCAATACCTCGACGTGCACCGCACGGCGCATGAGCTCGGCATCAAGACGCACACGACGATGCTCTACGGCGCCGTCGAGACGCATGAGCAGCGCATCCAGCACATGATGTCGATCCGGGAGCTGCAGGACGAGACGAACGGGTTCCTCGTGTTCATTCCGCTGTCCATGCAGCCGCACAGCCCGCGCGCCGGCATCCGGCGCCGCAACTCGGCCTACGAGGACCTCAAGACGATCGCGATCAGCCGCCTGATGCTGGACAACTTCGACCATATCAAGGCGTATTTCATCAACATCGGCCCGCAGCTGACGCAAGTGTCGCTGACGATGGGCGCCTCCGACGTGCACGGCACGCTCGTCCGCGAGCGCATCAGCCATGCCGCCGGAGCGCTGACGCCGGAAGGACTGTCGCGCGAGGACCTGATCTGGTTAATAAAAGGTGCGGGCCGCATTCCGATCGAGCGCGATACCTTCTACAACGAGATCAAGGTGTTCGAGTAA
- a CDS encoding ABC transporter permease, which yields MAMFRGAVFNEFVKLKGRLMVLVCLFTAMLIGLVILQETARPENTPTPSDWTVPHLETLERIKMASLEAKGEERVLLERKAHFMELQLQAQTNPEAGGAIHWVSMELHGGFLRYALPLLMLFLGSDLFSKEFASKTIKSPLLSPIGRTKLAIGKWTALWLMAQFFLFIYIAVVFGIGLADGGWNEGASSQVIVYGANQSAVIPIHLFILIALAGQMIVTAACASIILLVSYLLRHSVSMSVVISVAVLFVAEFMLSGYSNRIPLLSMFPTRHFAFLDHLTADWKHASGSFFESLLILTATYAVCLTLLLVLFRKQDVHA from the coding sequence ATGGCTATGTTTCGCGGAGCTGTTTTCAATGAGTTCGTCAAGCTGAAAGGGCGCCTCATGGTTCTTGTCTGCCTATTCACGGCTATGCTTATCGGACTCGTCATTCTCCAGGAGACTGCAAGACCGGAGAACACCCCAACCCCTTCCGACTGGACCGTACCTCATCTGGAAACGTTGGAGAGGATCAAAATGGCAAGCCTTGAGGCAAAGGGAGAGGAGCGAGTCCTGCTCGAGCGGAAAGCCCATTTCATGGAGCTTCAATTGCAGGCACAGACAAATCCCGAGGCAGGTGGCGCGATACACTGGGTATCCATGGAACTGCATGGGGGATTTTTACGATATGCGCTTCCTTTACTGATGTTGTTCCTCGGTTCGGATCTCTTTTCAAAGGAGTTTGCCTCCAAGACCATCAAGAGCCCTCTTTTAAGCCCTATCGGTCGAACAAAGCTCGCTATAGGCAAATGGACGGCTCTGTGGCTGATGGCTCAATTCTTTCTTTTTATCTATATTGCTGTCGTTTTCGGTATCGGTCTGGCTGATGGAGGATGGAATGAAGGGGCGTCTTCTCAGGTCATAGTGTATGGAGCCAACCAGTCTGCTGTCATCCCGATCCACCTCTTCATCCTGATCGCACTGGCAGGCCAGATGATTGTGACAGCAGCATGTGCGAGCATCATACTCCTTGTCTCTTACCTTCTTCGGCATTCGGTGTCGATGTCAGTGGTGATCTCTGTTGCCGTGCTGTTTGTAGCGGAGTTCATGCTCAGTGGTTATTCCAATCGCATTCCTCTCTTGAGCATGTTTCCGACCCGCCACTTCGCCTTCCTGGACCATCTGACTGCCGACTGGAAGCATGCTTCCGGTTCTTTCTTCGAATCCCTCTTGATCCTAACGGCAACCTATGCCGTCTGCCTTACTCTGCTCCTTGTCCTTTTCCGAAAACAAGATGTACATGCCTAG
- a CDS encoding NifU family protein → MSENAQSTMYDEVLDVLDKLRPFLQRDGGDVELVDVEDGIVKLRLVGACGSCPSSTITLKAGIERALLEEVEGVQEVVQVF, encoded by the coding sequence ATGAGCGAAAACGCACAAAGCACGATGTACGACGAGGTTCTGGATGTTCTTGACAAGCTTCGTCCGTTCCTTCAGCGCGACGGCGGCGACGTGGAGCTCGTGGACGTGGAGGACGGCATCGTCAAGCTCCGTCTGGTCGGCGCCTGCGGCAGCTGCCCGAGCTCCACGATCACGCTGAAGGCCGGCATCGAGCGCGCCCTGCTGGAAGAAGTCGAAGGCGTGCAAGAGGTTGTCCAAGTCTTCTAA
- a CDS encoding NAD(P)/FAD-dependent oxidoreductase translates to MKRFVILGGGYGGMALAQELLDGDIPSDTIIVLIDRMPFQGLKTEYYALAAGTSPEIDLRVSFPSDSRLLITYGEVTGIDLDGKRVLLEGQDPVSYDWLTIGLGCTDNYHGIPGAEKYSCSIQTFSSTRRTYQALGDVKPYGQVSIIGGGLSGVEIAAELREARKDLNIRIIDRGPSILSAFPPKLKTYVAAWFLEHHVEMRGHVSLKLLEGGILHDGNSPEPIYTDATVWTAGIRPVDVVSELDVPKDNQGRLVLNELHQLPDHPEVFVIGDCASVPFSPSGQLAGAMGKQVADVMQAMWKGRTPKVGKIKLKGTLGSLGKKAGFGLMGNTAIMGRVPRVLKTGVLWRSKNHFG, encoded by the coding sequence ATGAAGCGATTTGTCATATTGGGCGGCGGATACGGCGGCATGGCTCTGGCCCAGGAGCTGCTGGACGGAGACATCCCGTCGGATACGATCATCGTGCTGATCGACCGCATGCCGTTCCAAGGACTCAAGACGGAATATTATGCGCTGGCCGCAGGAACGTCCCCGGAGATCGATCTTCGGGTGTCTTTCCCGAGCGACTCGCGCCTGCTCATCACCTACGGCGAGGTGACGGGCATCGACCTCGATGGCAAGCGCGTACTGCTCGAGGGACAGGATCCGGTGTCGTACGACTGGCTGACGATCGGCCTCGGCTGCACGGACAACTACCACGGCATCCCCGGCGCCGAAAAGTACTCCTGCAGCATCCAGACGTTCTCGTCGACCCGCCGCACCTACCAGGCGCTCGGCGACGTCAAGCCGTACGGCCAGGTGTCGATCATCGGCGGCGGCCTGAGCGGTGTCGAGATCGCCGCCGAGCTGCGCGAGGCCCGCAAGGACCTCAACATCCGCATCATCGACCGCGGTCCGAGCATCCTCTCGGCGTTCCCGCCGAAGCTCAAGACGTACGTCGCGGCCTGGTTCCTCGAGCATCATGTCGAGATGCGCGGCCATGTGTCCCTCAAGCTGCTGGAGGGCGGCATCCTGCATGACGGCAACTCGCCCGAGCCGATCTATACCGACGCCACCGTCTGGACCGCCGGCATCCGTCCGGTCGACGTCGTCAGCGAGCTGGACGTGCCCAAGGACAACCAAGGCCGCCTCGTGCTGAACGAGCTTCATCAGCTGCCGGACCATCCGGAGGTGTTCGTCATCGGCGACTGCGCCTCGGTGCCGTTCTCTCCGAGCGGGCAGCTGGCCGGCGCCATGGGCAAGCAGGTCGCGGACGTCATGCAGGCGATGTGGAAAGGCCGCACGCCAAAGGTCGGCAAGATCAAGCTCAAAGGGACGCTCGGCTCCCTCGGCAAAAAAGCCGGCTTCGGCCTCATGGGCAATACGGCCATCATGGGCCGCGTGCCGCGAGTGCTCAAAACCGGCGTGCTCTGGCGTTCCAAAAACCACTTCGGCTAA